ttttggttttgaggttaatttggctcttctgttcACTTAAAAGTGCTCAGATTGTGGACTGGTGGTGTAGGAATCCTAGGATAAATGAACGTCTCTTAAGATTActtgggggactggagtgatgggaCAGTGGAGAGggcgcttgctttgtatgtggctgacctggctttgatcctcagcaccccatagggtccccttagtccaccaggaatgagccttgagcactgccaggtgtggaccccacctccccaccccataaatcaatcaatcaatcaatcaatcaaaggaTCAACTTAGAATTTAGTCAAGTGGTCAGGGCTCACTCTCTCGAGCGGCGCTTTTAGTTTCTTCTTAAGATTTCAAAACTGAGCCACAAGCCTGAGGGTCCTTGAACttgtttctttctcattttcagttttatttcaaCATCACCAACAGTGCCCAGGAAGGCCTCTACAGCCTGTATTTTCATAATTGCCTCGGGCATGCCAAGCAAAGTGGCAAGAAGATTTCATTCAGTCTAGATGTGAGTACGCTGAGGAAACAGTGGGCTATGAGGCGGTGGGGTGGTGTTGGGGGACCCAGAGTCATCCAGAGTCACCTCCATGCCTCCCAGCAAGACCCTTGGGGAAAGGCCCAGGGTACAGGATGGAAAGTGATCTGGATTGTCTTttcttgatttggtttttgggccacacccatggcagtgctcaggggttaccctggctcttcatttaggaatcactcctggcaggcttaggggaccctgtgggatgcccaagatcgaacttgggttggctgcatgcaagacaaatgccctccccactgtgctgttgctccagctccATGACCTGGCTTTTCCTGTGGGTTTCAGATCAAGATCATAGAGAAGAACCCGGACAGCTTCCTGTCAGCCGGCGAGATCCCTCTCCCGAAGTTATACATCTCCatggcctttttctttttcctctctggcACCATCTGGGTTCACATCCTTCGCAAGCAacggtaaattcttttttttttattttggtttttgggccacacctggtgacgctcaggggttactcctggctatgcgctcagaagttgctcctggcttgggggaccatatgggatgccaggggatcaaacctcggtccgtcctaggctagcgaaggcaagacaggcacctttagcgccaccacgccggccctaATGGTAAATTCTTATTCACCAACACCCCTGGGGCTCTCAAAGCCCGAGTCCGGTGGAGCTTGGCTTTGGTTCCATTTGGCTGCTGGTCAGCTGTGGGCCCAGAGAGGAGTGTCGGAACTGGTGGGCAGAGTCTTTGCCTGAGTTGTTACCCTGAGGTGCTTTCTGTCTTGGACTAGAGCTGACAGGTGTCTGGTAGGGTGTTCCGGTGTCTGGATCTGCTGTTTCTTGcccacccaccccctgcctgcgCTGGACCCAGCACAGGGTTCCGCATTTGGAACTCTTCCCACTTTAGCCCTATCCTGGTGCCCTTCCCATGTAGTTTCAGTGTTTCCTTTCATCTGGCCACAGAGACTGCTCTGTTTGTCTGTCCTGTTCATCTGTCCTGCATGGGCTAGTCTCAGAGGATGGAGCCCACATGACTTCAGTACCACCTTCGAATGTGGGTCCGCCACATTGGCAGAAACAGTTTCTGGTTGTGTGGTTTTCCCGGTGGCCTCTTCTGCCTCCTGCTAACGAGCCCCTACCTGAGCTGCTCCCTCTGCTTTTGTAGGAATGACGTGTTCAAGATTCACTGGCTCATGGCCGCCCTCCCTTTCACCAAGTCACTCTCCTTGGTATTCCACGCGGTAGGTTCTGTTGCAGGGTCCCAGGTTCTGATGGAATAAGTTGGAACATCCTGGCAAGACCTTCCCTTCTGTCCTGTGGGCTGGTCGGGGCTGGTGGAAGACGACAGTGAGCTTTTCTAGAAACCTGGGTTATGGCTTtgaacttaactttttttttttttttttttttggtttttggtttttgggtcacaccggcagtgctcacgggttactcctggctctacgctcagaagtcactcctggcaggctcgggggaccatatgagatgccggaattccaaccaccgtccttctgcatgcaaggcaaatgtctcacctccatgctctctctccagccccatgcttttgttttttctttgggggccacacccagcaacactcaagggttatttttcctggctctgtgcttaggaatcactcctggtggtgctcaggaaaccctatggggtgctggggattgaacctgggttgtctgtgcAAGGCACGCATCCTCCCCGCTGTCTTGTCCCAACCCCctggccttcttttttttctgtggcCACCTGAGCATAGAACTCTCCCTTGGGCTTTTCTCAGCCCACATGTCCCAGGAGTGAATATCCCCGTGCGGGTGGCAGTTTGGCCTGGGCTGTTCTCACATGAGAAAGTCCTGCTCCCATCACTGAGGAGCTTGATCTTCGCCCGCTGGGCAGTGACACCCAGGAGTGGAGCAGGCTGAGTGCGGGTGCAGGTGTGAGGGCCCCACTGTGGATCCTGAGATCCCCCACGATGCCAGTTAAGAggcaaaagagggagagagagaaaaaaaacattgtttgtGGCCCTGCTTTCTGGGGGACACTGCCTGTGTGGCACATGGAGACAGTTGTCACTCTGGTTTCTGCCTTTCGTGGTGGTGTCCAAATGCTGAAGTGGCAGTTTTTCAAAGCAGAGTCATACAGTGTTTACCCCAAAACTGGGACGGCGCCTTCCTGGCCTCCCTGCCCTGGCGTGCCCTGCCCTGCCTGACAGCCTGGCTGCGTGTGTTTGCAGATCGACTACCACTACATCTCCTGCCAGGGCTTCCCCATCGAGGGCTGGGCTGTTGTCTACTACATCACCCACCTGTGAGTCCCGGGGTGGCCCTGGGGCTGGGGTGTGGGGTGCTGCAGGCATGCGACAGTTGCCACCCTTGGGCCCTGCACCCTGATATCTTCCCCCCAGCCTGAAGGGGGCGCTGCTGTTCATCACCATCGCACTCATTGGCACTGGTTGGGCCTTCATCAAGCACATCCTCTCTGACAAAGACAAGAAGATCTTTATGATCGTCATCCCGCTGCAGGTGAGGGGCTGTGGGCTAGGGGGGTGTTCCCAGCAGAGTGAGTGCTCCTGGGAGAGGAGCATGTTCTGGGGAGAGTAGGGTGCTCCCAGGAGTGTTTGGTGCTCCCTGGAGGGGGTTATTTCCAGAGATGGAGAGCTCTTCAGAGAGAGGAACCCTCCTGGGAGAGTGGGGTACTCCTGGGTTGTAGGCACAGCCATACTCTCAGTCTCAGGGTCCCTACTCCCTGACCTAGCAGCTCAGGGTGCAAGCCTGGCTCCTCTCTGGATGCTGGAGAGGCAATAGGCACTGTGGCTTTGCAATTTTCCTTTGCCActtctttatttgctttggggcccTCCCGGGCCATGCTCTGGGCCTAGCCCTAGTGTGCAGGTGGAACTGAACCTGCTGCCTGTAGAGGTTCAGCACTGAATGCGCGCTCTGGCTTTGAGCAACCAGGCGGTGGGAGAGTTGAAGATTCTGGAGGAGCAGAAGGGCCTGGCAGCAGCTGCTTATgcctctctctggctcctggcttCCCTGCCTGTATCCAGGTACTGGCCAACGTGGCCTACATTATCATCGAGTCCACGGAGGAGGGCACAACTGACTATGGCCTGTGGAAAGACTCACTATTCCTGGTGGACCTGCTGTGCTGCGGGGCCATCCTCTTCCCTGTGGTGTGGTGAGTGTGGGTCGGATTCCCAGGGCTGGGCCCCTGGCCCCATAGGCTGGCTCAGAGCATAGAACTGGCATCAGAGGGTACTTGGGGAGGGGTGGAGTTCCCACCCCCAGGAGACTTTTCCTGCCAAGTCATCGGGCCAAGAAAGCACATGAGCTTGCTGGCACCCATCCCCAATATTGGCTGCTTTGTGGGATCTTGGGATTGTGTTTGGTGCTGGGCCAGGCTCTGTGTCCACGAGAAGCAGCCTTGGAGAAAGAAGGGCCGTGGTGTCTTATCTGAGCTGTGTCCATGGCCGTGTCCCATGACCCGGATCCTGGGTTTATCAGGACTTCCTCACCTCCTCTGATCAGACTCAGGGCAGGCCCCAGTGCCCAGGAGCACAGGCTATAGAATTGGCCCTGAGTCTCACTTCTATCCTGCCAGAAGATCACCCTGTGCTGGGCAGACAGGCTGCAGGGGCAGGTGTCGCTGAACTTTGCTTCCTTGGAATATTTTTCCAGGTCAATTCGACACTTACAGGAAGCTTCTGCCACCGACGGAAAAGGCAAGTTCCCTATGCAGCGCCTTGAACCACGAGGATGATAAGTGTGGGTGGGGTTTGCCCAAGATCTTGCATAGGAGGGGGACTGTCTACTCAGGCCATGTCTGTCCTTTCTGTTCATGGGGCTCATCTTAGAATTTTGGAGGCTATGGGAAtagtagtacagtagtagggagtttgccttgcacacggctgacccaggacggacttggatttcttccctggcatcctgtatagtctcccaatccaggagtaacttctgagcgctgccgggtttggtccataaatcaaacataaaatgaacaaaaatgaattttgggggctggagttatggcccaagtggtaaggcatctgccttgcccgtgctagcctaggacggaccatgctttgatccctggcgtcccatatggtccccaagccaggagtgatttctgagcgcataaccaggagtaacccctgagtgtcaccaggtgtggcccaaaaaccaaaaaaagaaaaagaaagaaagaaattgggagGCTGGAGGAGTAGAGCTGGAAAGTGGGGCTGTGTCCAGGCTGCTTTCCTGCTAGCACATGTCTAGAATTGCTGTGGCCTTGCCCATCAGAACGCAGAGGAGACACTGCAGAGCACCAGACTGGCAGCACCCAAAGCTGCATCAGTGACTCTTTGCTGTCCCTGCATGTCCACTGGGGGCAGTGAATGGACGAGGACCCCCCAGAACAGGTTGTCCCAGACAGCCCTGCACTCACCCCACTGCCCGGGTGTCCTTCATCAGTGACTGACAGGCTATGAGCAACTTGTTCAGAGCGACAGGCGCATTCTTGGGCATCTGCAGACAGTAGGTGCTTCCTGTGAAACAGCCATGTCAGCAGTTCCTGCCCGGCCATACAAGAGCTCACCATAACGCTAGATCACTGTGCTTGAGAGTCTCAGCCATAGTGCTCAATGAGTCGTAGATTCTGGCCTGACCTGGCTCATCCTTATCAAGGTCCAGGCCCTGAGCACTCTAGGCCTGGCTCTGCAGTATCGGTGTCCAATTTCTGTCCTTGGAAATGAGAAAGACTTGGAATTTCTTTCCATCTAAGGCCTGGCTCCCCATTTCCTTCAGATGAAAAACTCCCCCTTTTCTTGCCCATCAGCTGGCCTGTGTGCACACTTGACCTGATATATGTCCCTTGGTATATAAGGCAGGAAACACTGGAACAGCAGGTTGGCACAGACCCTCTGCCCATAGGAGAAAGGAGCTAGGAGTGTGGAAATCGAGACTGTGGGGACCACAGTGGAGGTCGCAGGAGGAAGAAGCTGGGCTGGTAGGAATCTAGGCTGTGGGATGTAGAAGAGCGTGTCTGCTGCTGGATCTGCAGCCTCGTGAGATGCATGATACTTTCGGTCTTCACATATGCCTGTCTCTACCCCATAACCATTTTTCTGGGTGGTTTTTCTTTTGCCTGCAAATGTCAGCCTTTCTACAGGGCATATTTTCCAACtatttgcttttgtcttttttttttttttcttcttccagtttttgggctatgctcagcagtgctcagagctgatttctggctctgtgctcaggaaccactcttaaagtgctcagggaccatatgggatcctgggggttGAATtcagccgtatgcaagacaaacaacctcctctctgtgctatggctcccattcctcattttctctcttcttacactcctctccttctctcccattCCCAGTTGTCATGTCCAGGGTAAAAGCAGTGAACTGAGGTTTTGCCTGGTGCTAGGACAGGCCTGGTCCTGGTTGTAGTTGGTTAACTTGCCTGCTTTCCTAGGCAAGAGAACGGAGTCCCagattgcccccccccccgcacttTCATGCTCTATGCACCAGGTGGCAGCAGCGGCCCTTGCAGAGAGGAagctggtggcaggaaatgcccCATCTCCGCCTGGCATGCTGGGCCCTTGAAAGGGGGCACCCAGAGAGAAGGTGGTGTCCTCCACGTCACCCACCATACTGACTGTTTGCTCTGGGAGCTGCCTTGCACATACACGTTCCTCTGGGTGCTTAGAAGTTGGCTGGTGGCTGTGCTGGAACACACATGAGCCTAGGGGGTGGGCATCTGGGCTGCCCCTTCCCACATGCCCATGGTCCATACCCACCAATCAACTTCCTGCCCTCCTGGTTCACTGTGTGGCCTCCTCCGCACACAGGGTCTGATCCACAATCCCAGTGCCTGGTGGAGCAGAGGAGTAAGCAACTGGCTGACCCTCGCACCCTGGGCCCTGCTTTTGAGCACTCCATGCTTGACGCCCCGACACCACTGCTCATCTTCTGAGGAAGACAAGGGAGCTTGCAGAAATAGGTGGCCGTTGGGGGCTCTGGACACTGGACATTGCTCAGCCGGGGCTGACCAGGCTGCAGTTTTAGGAGGAGCCTATGCTACCCCCATGGGGCCCCTCTGGCCCATGTTTGGCTTCATTCGGCCACATGTGCTCCCAAAGCCCACACAGACTGTTAACAGAGGGCCCATGCACAGATGGGAGGGCTGAGTTCTTCCTGCCCGCTtacctccccctccttccctttctctccctcccacccttccttttctcctactcttccctctccattttcctccttcctatcctctctcctcccctcccctcctcccttcctcctctccagCAGCCCTGGAGACGGAAGTCTCATGGGTGGCAGGAAATGACGTGGCAGTGGTGGCGGGTGGATTTTGGAAGCAGCCTCGGGCTGTTTGTCAGCGTCTGTAGCAGCTGGCAGTGTCTTGGCATGCCCGTGTCAGTGCCCATGCCTGGAGTTGGGGGCGTGGCTGGCTCAGAACCTGCAGTGGCTCACCCCTCTCTGCTGTGAAAGTGGGGGCCCACTAGCTCTACTGACTCGCTTTGCCACCTCGTCTATGGAAAATCAGCAGGATGGCATGTTTTCTTGCTCCACCCCTTCTCTGGGCTGGGCACCCTCCCTTGGACTAGGCTtctgcctctctggcccctgcgtGCGGTGGCCGCCCTACTGTGGCTGGGTGTGGGAGAGGCAGGCTTCGGCCTCCCCCTTCAAGGCCTCCAAACCAGCCACTGCAGACAGGGCAGGAAAGTGCTTCTGGGATAGGAACCCCACACGACACCCTGCCGGGCTATGTATGAGCAGGTTATGACCGGGTCACTGGGTCCTGGGCATGTGTGAGGTTGATCCTTCTGGTCCCTCCTGATTCTGATCCCTCCCCATCCCTCCTGTCCAGCTCGTTCTAGCCTCGGGGCACCTGGAGCCCTGCCCGGTGCCCTGCACCTGGTGCCCGTGGTACCTGTGGTAGTGAGGGTGGGGGGGTCACCAAACCCTTTGGAGGCCCTGGCCCATTTACTGCTCACCCACTGAGGCCCGGCCTCAGCTAACTGGGGATCATTTGTGTGGGCCAGAGGCCAGGACAGCTTCAACTCAGGGACTTGAGATTCTCCATAAAGGTCTTCTCAGTGACTTATTAGAGTGGCTGCAGGTTTATTCAAATGCTGGAGCTGAGACATGCTATGAAGATGAGCAGTATTCCTTGGTCCCTTCTAGGATCCAGGCTTTACCTCTCCCTGATCCTGTCTGTGCCTCAGCACAGTGGCCTGCTCCCTCTcccaacctggtggtgctcagaagttactcctggcaggcttgggggaccatttgggatgccagggattgaatactggtcagctgcatgcaagacaaacaccctccccactatgctatcactctggccccactggcTGGATCTTCATTCAGCCATTGACTGGGAGCTATGAAGTAAAATGAATTTAGCTTCCAAGGGGATATTACCAGTGACCAAAGGCTAGCAGAGGGACCCCAGGCCTCTGTCTAGCcccttggcctttttttttttttttttttttggtttttgggccacacccagtgatgcccaggggtaactcctggctatgcgctcaggaatcacttctggctcaagggaccatatgggacgctggggattgatccGAGATCCcccctgggccagccacatgcaaggcaaatgccgtgtTAATGCTTCAGCTCCAGCCCCTTGGCCTTTAATGAGTGTTGGACTAGAACACCTTGGGCAGATTGGCTCTGACCCTCAGTCAGTGAGGCAACCCccctggcagtatttaggggtATAGGGCCCCTCCGTACTCTAGAGTTCTGATGCTCTCAGCACTGCAGGGTGAAGGCAGAGCCATAAGTGGGCAGTGGGTCTAGCCTGTGGGTGCTGACAGCAGAGGCTGGTGACCCACGCCTTCTGCTTGCACAGGGCTCTTGAGTTCTGCAGATCAGGGGCATCCTGTGAATCTAAAGTAGAGGCCTCTGCCCCCCACCTCTGGGTGGCGCTGCCTTGGTGCCTCTTGAGGCTGTAAGGTGTAGCTCACAAGCATTTCCTCCTGTGCTTCCCCCCCAGCTGCCATCAACCTGGCCAAGCTGAAGCTTTTCCGGCACTACTATGTCCTGGTGAGTAGGAGCCCCGGCTGAGGGGAACAGGGGGAGTGAAGGAGCACCCCGAGCCCGGGCAGGGGTTCGACTGGCCTCGGGGAAGTTGCCTTGTATAGGGCCAGCCCTGGGGCCTCCTGACTAGGACCAGTCCACAAGGATCTCACTCAACCCCAGGCAGATTCCAGTTTTTGGTGGGACTGTGGCTTCGAGAGACACCTCCCTGCTGGCCCTTCTGTCCCAAAGTCCTTTCAGAAGTTGTCACCTCCAGAGCTTCCTTCTGACCCAACCCCACTCCCTCCgactcttccttccccttcccaaaGACAGGCTCCCACCTGAACCTGTGATCAGCTATAAGTATAGAAGTTTCTAGAAAGGTTGGGGTCTGGGTGTTCCCAAACAGGGGCCTAATTTTGCGGGATGTTCCCAGTAGGCCACAGGGTTGGCAGTGGGCAGGGATGGGCATGGGTGGTCTGTGGTGCCTGAGGAGCACTCTCAACCCCCTTCTCTCTGCTGGGTCCTCACTGTGCCTGGGCCTGGGCCCACTAAGGCCTGGGGCGCCAGGGCACTGCCcacagggagtgggggagggtttggggtgCAGGTCGGTCCCCGTGACTACATCTCCCTTCCCTCAGATCGTGTGCTATATCTACTTCACCAGGATCATCGCCTTCCTGCTCAAGCTGGCTGTGCCCTTCCAGTGGAAGTGGCTGTACCAGGTTTGTGGCTGACGCCTCTCTCGGCGTGCCTGTCTACTTCGGGGGTGCAGTGCGGCCGTGCTTAACACGGGTGCCTGCCATGTGGGTTCTACATCTTCCCGTTCAGGGCCATGTCCCGGCTGCTGCTGCTCACGACTCTTCCTCCTTTAAGGCACCAGGCACCAGCCCCCTCCCACTGTCCCCCATTTCCAATCCTGGGTATTCAGTGAGCACTGAGGAGGCAGATAGCTCCCTTTAATCCCCCTCAACCTCCCTGGGGCACCTGGATTCTCCATAGCTTTAGGGAGATGTGGGAGGTTGGAAGTGGTGAGAAGCTGGTTCCAGGGGTTTGGGGCTCCATCTGATACATCTTCTGGGGACACGGGTGCCCCGCAGTGAGCAAGGTATCAGGGAAGGCGCCATCCAGGGGCTCATTCCCTTCTCTGGGCCTTCACTCGGCAGCTGCTGGTAGAAATGGCCACGCTGGTGTTCTTCGTCCTCACGGGGTACAAGTTTCGCCCCGCCTCTGACAACCCCTACCTCCAGCTCTCTCAGGAAGATGACGACTTGGAGATGGAGTCTGTGTAAGATGCCCCTGTCCCCTCTGTTCTCCCTTCAAGGCCCCCAGCCCAGCCTCACGTCCCCCAGCACACAGGACTGGCTTGACAGCACTTGGTAGACTTGGTAGCTGGTGTGGCCTCAGGCATTAGTATGGAGATGGGGCTGTGCCCTGAATCTTCCATCTCccctgaaaggagataaaagctGCACCCTGTGAGGTCAGTGGGGAAGTAGAGGCAGAGAGTGCCCAGAGCCTTcctggggacccccccccccaccctcctCTGCCAGCTGTTACCGCTGCCATGATGTCCATGCTGGTCACTGAGCCTCACGGGGATGTGGTGCAGGGACATCCCTTTCCTGGAAGCCAGTCTGATCTTTCTCCCTACCCCAGTCAGCCGAGCTCTGGCCTCGCCTTATTGCTGGAGTGGCTCAGGGTACAGGGATGCCCTTGGTGAACCCAAGTATATTCAGGGACAGGGCCCCAAAAGATATTCCAGGGGATCAGCCCATCCTTTCcatagggctgacctgggttctggtCCTGCCTTGGgggtggtcccctgaacacagagccaggagtcctctcagtgctgctgggtgtagcccagaaaccaaagaaagaaaaagccccGTGTGGGGAGGACATCGATAGGGTCCCCCTAGGGTGGGTGGGAGGCTTGCCTTTATCCTTTGTGACAGTCTGGGCGGAGACCGGTTTGTTCACTGTCGCACGGAGAACAGTGCAGTGGCGCAGTCACACAGCAGCGTGAGGGTGAGACGCAGGGTCCCTGGGCTCCCTCGACCCCAGCCACAACGCTGAGTTGCCACTTGTCCTCCCGACAGGGTAACAACGTCGGGGGTGACCGAAAGCGTGAAGAAGGTGCGAAAGGCAACCAATGGGGCGCTTGAGCCCCCCAGCGATTGGGAGGCCACGGCCTGAGGTGCCACCCCGTGTCCCAACCCTGCCACGGACCATCTGGAAAGCGGCGGCTCTGCGGCCTGTCCTGGCCGGAGGCCCAGGCGGCTGGACTTCGGCACGCTGTGGTGGTGCAGGACCCAAGACGGCTTTTtgtctttaattaatttatatttctttgtactTCACCTGGACACTCCGGAGGCACCTGCGGACCCGACCCGACCCCAGGCCTGGAGCCGAGTGGAAGAGCCAGAGGGCGAGTGACTTTCCTGCTGGCCCCCAAGCGGAGAAGGAACTGAGGGTATTGCGAGTGCCCTGCTCGGTGGGGCACTAGGAAGGGATTTGGGTGAGGAAGAAAATCCTGGTCTGGGTCACCCTGATGAGTCGGAGCCTGTCAGTTGTGACCTGGGGAGACCTCTGGTCACTAGGCCTCCCCCACTGACGGGGCCCCTCGCTCCCTGCCCAGCTGTCTAGGGTCAGTTTGCTCAGTATCAGGGGGTCCAGCCCTGTAAGGAAGGTGTTGTTCGAACACAGAGTTCTCTGCCAAGGACAGGATGGCTAGGTGTACCCTGAGATGGCAGGATGATGTATGGAAGCTGGGACTTAGCACTTGGTGCTTACCTGTGGGCAGCTGTGGACTCTACTGGCACTTGGGGTTCCCACAAGGTGGCCCCAGTGCTAGCTGTGCAAGCCTATATGGACTGGGCGGTGAGGGTCTTCACCTGGGCCTCAAAACGGGCCCCGCAGGAACCACATAGACTTGGGGTCACCTGGCGGGTAGGGAGCAAAAGTATCTTATTTGTTGTAGACTCTGGGGAAGCTCATTGGAGTCTTTGTTCAGGCAGCCTTGGAGCAGGGGAGTGGGGAACAGAGGTCTGCTCTGACACTGCAGGTGCATCTCTGTCCCCCCCCAAGCTGCTGTCAGGGTGGGGCTGTCTCTGGGACATCAGCCCTCGTGTCCCTCTGGGCCCACAGGAGGCAAAGGGGAACCCAACTGGGACCCTTGCTCCCTGCTTCTTCCTGCTCCTTTGACTCACTCCCACCGCTCCAAAGGTGACCCCCAATAGTGAGCCACAGCACTTATGTGCCAAGGCAGGGGTGGCTAGAGATAAGGTCAGTAGCCATTCCGGGGTTGTTCCCGCAGCCCagtcttctcttcccttccctgggCCCGTGATGGTGGCCTGTGGGGGGCCAGGGGTGATGGAGGTGGACTTGTCCCCCTCCCCCAAGAGTTGGGCTCTGTGTATCTGTGCTTCTACCACCTCCTGCTTCCTTTAGCTGCCGAAGAAAGGAGGGGCCGAGGGTtggtccatctgtctgtctgtctgtaataAACCATGTGTATTTTACCAGAAAATTGTTTCTTGGACCAGAACGATTCTTTGCTCTCTTAATCCAGGCCACGCCCACCTGTCCCTCCCAATTCCCCCAGCCCTGCTGACCGCTGTGGGCACAAGTGGC
This is a stretch of genomic DNA from Suncus etruscus isolate mSunEtr1 chromosome 5, mSunEtr1.pri.cur, whole genome shotgun sequence. It encodes these proteins:
- the GPR107 gene encoding protein GPR107, which produces MAAPAPLGPLGSRSSRLLPLLALLQLLAEPGLGRVHHLTLQGDVRHKVHLNTFGFFSEGSMVVNVSGISVSNPEATSESDEVGFSLDRTKNDGFSSYLDEDMNFCALKKPVTSDTRLILNFPRSVVTVRSPPGAGTLLPEILMSKDDRVLGQSPEPAVGNQTQQKTDSEKVKRSIEDAKVTEKRNLSVFNSDGMLSFQFYFNITNSAQEGLYSLYFHNCLGHAKQSGKKISFSLDIKIIEKNPDSFLSAGEIPLPKLYISMAFFFFLSGTIWVHILRKQRNDVFKIHWLMAALPFTKSLSLVFHAIDYHYISCQGFPIEGWAVVYYITHLLKGALLFITIALIGTGWAFIKHILSDKDKKIFMIVIPLQVLANVAYIIIESTEEGTTDYGLWKDSLFLVDLLCCGAILFPVVWSIRHLQEASATDGKAAINLAKLKLFRHYYVLIVCYIYFTRIIAFLLKLAVPFQWKWLYQLLVEMATLVFFVLTGYKFRPASDNPYLQLSQEDDDLEMESVVTTSGVTESVKKVRKATNGALEPPSDWEATA